In the genome of Oxalobacter aliiformigenes, one region contains:
- a CDS encoding peptidylprolyl isomerase: MIKKALVLSAISLSLVSTTAFAQNLAVVNGKPIPASHSDALIKELVSHGEKDTPQLRQGVKNELILREVLVQEAEKQNAVSRDEINKQLEIARRSILINALRTSYLKKNPVSDKEIKTEYDRYTKQNAKQYHAKHILVKDEADAQNIISQLNKGANFEKLAKEKSVDQGSAARGGDLGWAAPANYIKPFSDAMTALNKGQVTKTPVKSPFGYHIIKLVDTRKPTLPSLDQVKPKIRTMLEEKKWQEYELNLMKQAKVE; this comes from the coding sequence ATGATCAAAAAGGCTTTGGTTTTAAGCGCCATATCGCTTTCCCTTGTCTCCACTACCGCATTCGCCCAGAATCTGGCCGTCGTCAACGGAAAACCGATTCCGGCATCCCATTCCGACGCACTGATCAAGGAATTGGTCAGTCATGGCGAAAAAGACACACCCCAGCTGAGACAGGGTGTCAAAAACGAGCTGATCTTGAGAGAAGTGCTTGTACAGGAAGCGGAAAAACAGAATGCGGTTTCCCGTGATGAAATCAATAAACAGCTCGAAATTGCCCGGCGAAGCATCCTGATCAATGCACTTCGTACCAGTTACCTGAAAAAGAATCCGGTATCGGACAAGGAAATCAAGACCGAATATGATCGTTATACCAAACAGAACGCCAAACAGTATCATGCCAAACACATTCTGGTCAAAGACGAAGCGGATGCCCAAAATATCATCAGCCAGTTGAACAAAGGTGCAAACTTCGAAAAACTCGCCAAGGAAAAATCTGTTGACCAGGGATCTGCCGCCAGGGGCGGCGATCTGGGCTGGGCTGCTCCGGCCAATTACATCAAACCCTTTTCCGATGCCATGACTGCCCTGAACAAGGGACAAGTGACAAAAACCCCGGTCAAGTCACCGTTCGGTTATCACATCATCAAACTGGTCGATACCCGCAAGCCAACTCTGCCATCGCTGGATCAGGTAAAACCGAAAATCAGAACCATGCTGGAAGAGAAAAAATGGCAGGAATACGAACTGAACCTGATGAAACAGGCCAAGGTCGAATAA
- the nudB gene encoding dihydroneopterin triphosphate diphosphatase — protein MNVTYKIPQSVLVVIYTKELDVLLIERADRPGFWQSVTGSRDSLSEPLVRTAIREVFEETGIRIVEKMPRPENHEVSAACLEDWKIENVFEIFSVWRHRFAPGVTENTEHVFGLQVPEKFPVVLAPREHLDSVWLPYREAAEKCFSYTNRDAILQLPRHLRPLP, from the coding sequence TTGAATGTGACTTACAAAATTCCCCAATCGGTTCTTGTCGTCATTTATACGAAAGAGCTGGATGTCTTGCTGATCGAACGCGCCGATCGCCCCGGCTTCTGGCAATCGGTAACCGGTTCCCGTGATTCGTTGTCGGAACCGCTTGTCCGGACGGCGATCCGTGAAGTTTTCGAGGAAACCGGGATCCGGATTGTCGAGAAAATGCCGAGACCGGAAAATCATGAGGTTTCCGCAGCCTGTCTTGAAGACTGGAAGATCGAAAACGTTTTCGAAATATTTTCTGTCTGGCGACATCGGTTCGCTCCGGGAGTGACAGAAAATACGGAACATGTATTCGGACTTCAGGTGCCGGAGAAATTTCCGGTCGTCCTGGCTCCGCGAGAGCATCTGGATTCGGTCTGGCTGCCTTACCGGGAGGCAGCGGAGAAATGTTTTTCCTATACCAACAGGGATGCCATCCTTCAGTTGCCCCGGCATTTACGTCCGTTACCCTGA
- the aspS gene encoding aspartate--tRNA ligase, whose product MSMRTNYCGLTTEALLGQTVTLCGWVHRRRDHGGIIFIDMRDREGLVQVVCDPDRPEVFRIAESIRNEYCLRVTGTVRSRPEGTVNDNLVSGRIEVFCEKLEVLNPSVTPPFQLDDEHLSETTRLTHRVLDLRRPQMQNNLRLRYKVAMEVRKFLDANGFIDIETPMLTKSTPEGARDYLVPSRVNPGEFFALPQSPQLFKQLLMVAGFDRYYQITKCFRDEDLRADRQPEFTQIDCEMSFVSEQEIRDLFENMIRQIFANTMNTELPEPFPVMTHEMAMAKYGSDKPDLRVKMEFTELTDVMKDVPFKVFSNAANMPGGRVAALLVPGGSAEGSGMPRSEIDAYTQFVGIYGAKGLAYIRVNDISKGAAGLQSPIVKNLTDEAIKQILERTGAKNGDLIFFGADKARIVNDSLGALRNKIGYSDFGHAHGLFEDAWKPLWVIDFPMFEYDETEGRWVACHHPFTSPKDGHEDFLESDPGRCRAKAYDMVLNGWELGGGSIRIHKEEVQSKVFTALKIGEAEAKEKFGFLLDALQYGAPPHGGLAFGLDRLVTLMTRSDSIRDVIAFPKTQRAQCLLTQAPSAVSERQLQELHIRLRKIETTQPG is encoded by the coding sequence ATGTCCATGCGAACTAATTATTGTGGCCTTACTACCGAGGCATTGCTCGGTCAGACTGTAACATTGTGCGGCTGGGTGCACCGGCGGCGGGATCACGGCGGGATCATATTTATCGACATGAGGGATCGTGAAGGACTGGTTCAGGTCGTCTGTGATCCTGACCGGCCCGAAGTATTCAGGATCGCCGAATCGATCCGTAACGAATATTGTCTCAGGGTGACGGGTACCGTCCGTTCGCGTCCGGAAGGGACTGTCAATGACAATCTTGTTTCCGGCCGGATTGAAGTGTTTTGTGAAAAGCTCGAAGTCCTGAATCCTTCGGTAACACCTCCTTTCCAGCTGGATGACGAGCATCTGTCGGAAACAACCCGCCTGACTCATCGGGTGCTTGATCTGCGGCGCCCGCAAATGCAAAACAATTTGCGTCTGCGTTACAAGGTAGCCATGGAAGTCCGCAAGTTCCTTGATGCAAACGGTTTCATCGATATCGAAACGCCGATGCTGACGAAATCGACACCGGAAGGCGCACGCGATTATCTGGTTCCCTCAAGGGTCAATCCGGGAGAATTTTTCGCGTTGCCGCAATCGCCCCAGCTGTTCAAGCAGTTGCTGATGGTTGCCGGATTCGACCGTTATTACCAGATTACGAAATGCTTCCGTGATGAGGATCTGAGAGCGGATCGCCAGCCTGAATTCACCCAGATCGACTGTGAAATGTCTTTTGTCAGTGAGCAGGAAATCCGGGATCTTTTCGAGAACATGATCCGCCAGATTTTTGCCAATACCATGAATACGGAATTGCCGGAGCCATTTCCGGTCATGACACATGAAATGGCTATGGCGAAATATGGTTCCGACAAGCCGGATTTGCGAGTCAAGATGGAATTTACCGAATTGACCGACGTCATGAAAGACGTTCCGTTCAAAGTATTCAGCAATGCGGCCAATATGCCGGGCGGAAGAGTCGCGGCACTTCTTGTGCCGGGTGGCTCCGCCGAAGGATCGGGTATGCCACGTTCGGAAATTGATGCATATACCCAGTTTGTCGGTATTTACGGGGCGAAAGGACTGGCGTATATCCGTGTCAACGATATCAGCAAGGGCGCTGCCGGTTTGCAGTCGCCTATTGTCAAGAATCTTACGGATGAAGCGATCAAACAGATTCTGGAACGTACCGGCGCGAAAAATGGCGATCTGATTTTCTTCGGTGCGGACAAGGCCCGGATTGTCAACGATTCACTCGGTGCGCTGAGAAACAAGATCGGTTATTCCGATTTCGGGCATGCTCACGGTTTGTTTGAAGATGCATGGAAACCGTTATGGGTGATTGATTTCCCGATGTTCGAATATGATGAAACGGAAGGTCGTTGGGTTGCATGCCATCATCCGTTCACTTCACCGAAGGACGGTCATGAGGACTTCCTTGAAAGTGATCCGGGACGTTGTCGTGCAAAAGCCTACGACATGGTTCTGAATGGATGGGAACTCGGAGGCGGGTCTATCCGTATCCACAAGGAAGAGGTCCAGAGCAAGGTATTTACCGCACTGAAAATCGGGGAAGCCGAAGCCAAGGAAAAATTCGGTTTTCTGCTGGATGCCTTGCAGTACGGTGCGCCTCCGCATGGTGGCCTGGCTTTCGGGCTTGACCGGCTGGTTACCCTGATGACGCGTTCGGATTCCATTCGTGACGTGATTGCTTTCCCGAAAACGCAGCGGGCACAGTGTTTGCTGACTCAGGCACCGTCTGCTGTCAGCGAAAGACAGTTACAGGAATTGCACATCCGTTTGAGAAAGATAGAAACGACTCAACCAGGCTGA
- a CDS encoding FmdB family zinc ribbon protein, which yields MPIYAYRCEECGFSKDVLQKLSDKPLTVCPSCGKESFKKQLTAAAFQLKGTGWYETDFKNSHSGHSDASPSACSCCPMSNPDTGTCG from the coding sequence ATGCCAATTTATGCTTATCGTTGTGAAGAATGCGGTTTTTCCAAGGATGTACTGCAAAAATTGTCTGATAAGCCCCTGACTGTTTGTCCTTCTTGCGGTAAAGAGAGCTTCAAAAAACAATTGACTGCAGCCGCCTTTCAGCTGAAGGGAACAGGTTGGTACGAAACCGATTTCAAAAACAGTCATAGCGGTCATTCAGATGCAAGTCCATCGGCATGCAGCTGTTGTCCGATGAGCAATCCGGATACGGGTACCTGCGGGTGA
- a CDS encoding sodium:solute symporter family protein — translation MNTLIWFVVLYWIVSVGIGIYAARYVRNSKDFAIAGRSLPMSVVTATVFATWFGSEAVLGIPATFVKEGFTGVIADPFGSAMCLVLVGLLFAKRLYRMNLMTISDYYRNRYGRAVEIIVSLCIVVSYLGWVAAQIKALGLVFNVISGGAISMNTGMIIGSVSVLVYTLMGGMWSVAITDFLQMIIIVIGIIYISWEVSGMVGGADIVIRHAAEAGKLRIYPKPDLRDILWFFGAWVTLMFGSIPQQDVFQRVASSKNENVARNASIVGGIFYLLFALVPMFLCYSAMLVDPLLVESYIDQDSQMILPVMIMTYMPIFAQVMFFGALLSAIKSCASATLLAPSVTFSENIMKEILPDLSDRQSLLLMRVVVLVFAGIVTIFAMNTDSSIFEMVENAYKVTLVAAFIPLIFGFFWKHANNFGALTSVIMGLLTWISLEIFYPDGIFPPQLMGLLMGLVGMVAGSLLFWRPGNRA, via the coding sequence ATGAATACACTTATCTGGTTTGTCGTCCTGTACTGGATCGTTTCCGTTGGCATCGGAATTTATGCGGCGCGCTATGTCAGAAACTCAAAGGATTTTGCAATTGCCGGCAGGTCCTTGCCCATGTCGGTTGTCACCGCAACGGTTTTCGCGACTTGGTTCGGCTCCGAGGCCGTGCTGGGTATTCCCGCCACGTTTGTCAAGGAAGGATTTACCGGTGTGATAGCCGATCCTTTCGGATCGGCCATGTGTCTGGTTCTCGTGGGACTTCTTTTTGCCAAGCGGCTTTACAGGATGAATCTCATGACGATCAGCGATTATTACCGCAATCGTTATGGCCGGGCGGTTGAAATTATCGTTTCGCTCTGTATTGTCGTTTCTTACCTCGGGTGGGTGGCTGCCCAGATCAAGGCGCTGGGGCTGGTATTCAATGTCATATCGGGTGGCGCCATTTCGATGAATACCGGCATGATTATCGGTTCGGTCAGTGTGCTTGTTTATACTTTGATGGGCGGTATGTGGTCGGTGGCGATCACCGATTTTCTGCAAATGATCATCATTGTGATCGGGATCATCTATATCAGTTGGGAAGTATCCGGTATGGTTGGAGGGGCCGATATCGTGATCCGCCATGCGGCGGAAGCAGGGAAATTGCGGATTTATCCAAAACCGGATCTGAGAGATATATTGTGGTTTTTCGGGGCCTGGGTGACGCTGATGTTCGGTTCCATTCCGCAACAGGACGTTTTCCAGCGTGTCGCTTCCTCCAAAAATGAAAATGTCGCAAGAAATGCTTCCATTGTGGGAGGTATTTTTTATCTTTTGTTTGCCCTGGTGCCGATGTTTTTGTGTTATTCGGCGATGCTGGTTGATCCATTGCTGGTCGAAAGCTATATCGATCAGGATTCCCAGATGATTCTGCCCGTGATGATCATGACGTATATGCCGATTTTTGCGCAAGTCATGTTTTTCGGAGCGCTGCTTTCCGCCATCAAAAGCTGTGCCAGCGCGACGCTGCTCGCACCGTCGGTCACTTTTTCCGAAAATATCATGAAAGAAATATTGCCGGATTTGTCGGACAGGCAGTCTTTATTGCTGATGCGGGTGGTGGTTCTTGTTTTTGCGGGAATTGTCACTATCTTTGCCATGAATACCGATTCAAGCATTTTCGAGATGGTGGAAAATGCCTACAAGGTGACGTTGGTGGCAGCTTTCATTCCGCTCATTTTCGGTTTTTTCTGGAAGCATGCCAATAATTTCGGGGCCCTGACGTCGGTGATTATGGGATTGCTGACCTGGATTTCCCTGGAAATTTTTTATCCTGACGGCATATTCCCACCCCAGCTGATGGGACTTCTGATGGGGCTGGTCGGTATGGTGGCGGGTTCTTTATTGTTCTGGCGGCCTGGAAACAGGGCGTGA
- the ubiB gene encoding ubiquinone biosynthesis regulatory protein kinase UbiB yields MRKVWRLIVIFYILFRYGLDEMAVSYFPGRRFAVLYRSLFFWRRLSISPGVRLRKALEELGPIFIKFGQMLSTRRDLLPTEIADELSKLQDRVPPFDSNLAVEQITEYLGAPPEKLFARFDPVPVASASVAQVHFATLHNGREVAVKVLRPEMQKRIGRDIELMYVFASLGERFWRDGKRLRLTAVVHEFDKSLHDELDLLREAANYSQLRRNFAESDKLIVPEIFWDYCSTNVMVMEKMVGIPISQTDRLVEAGLDLKKLASNGVEIFLTQVFRDAFFHADMHPGNILISVEPATFGRYIALDLGIVGMLDDFDKEYLSKNFVAFFRRDYRMVAQANIESGWAPPDTSVVELEAAVRTCCEPMFDRPLRDFSFGLVLMRLFQTSRRFNIEIQPQLVLLQKTMLNIEGLGRQLDPDLDLWKTAKPFLEDWMDRQVGIRGLVDRFRMEAVNYSRILPQLPCLVEEALKNIARPDRKTELLDRMILEQASINRRLTRFLYFASGVLMGVLLVRILMNWHYFF; encoded by the coding sequence ATGCGAAAAGTCTGGAGACTGATCGTTATTTTTTACATTCTTTTCCGATACGGTCTGGATGAAATGGCTGTATCGTATTTTCCAGGCAGGCGTTTTGCCGTACTTTACCGTTCCCTGTTTTTCTGGCGTCGTCTGTCGATTTCTCCCGGGGTACGGTTGCGGAAGGCGCTGGAAGAACTGGGGCCCATTTTCATCAAGTTCGGTCAGATGCTCTCGACACGCCGTGATCTGCTGCCGACTGAAATTGCCGATGAACTGTCGAAATTGCAGGATCGCGTGCCTCCATTCGATTCGAATCTGGCCGTGGAACAGATTACGGAATATCTCGGTGCCCCTCCGGAAAAACTGTTTGCGCGCTTTGATCCGGTTCCGGTCGCTTCCGCTTCCGTTGCACAGGTTCATTTTGCAACCCTTCACAATGGACGTGAAGTGGCTGTCAAGGTGTTGCGGCCGGAAATGCAGAAACGGATCGGACGGGACATTGAATTGATGTATGTTTTCGCTTCTCTGGGAGAAAGATTCTGGCGGGATGGAAAACGCCTGCGTCTGACGGCGGTTGTGCATGAATTCGACAAGTCGCTTCACGATGAACTTGATCTGTTGCGGGAAGCGGCCAATTACAGCCAGTTGCGCCGGAATTTTGCGGAATCCGACAAACTGATTGTCCCTGAGATATTCTGGGATTATTGTTCCACCAATGTCATGGTCATGGAAAAAATGGTCGGTATTCCGATTTCGCAGACAGACAGGCTGGTTGAAGCCGGGCTGGATCTGAAAAAACTGGCCAGTAACGGGGTTGAGATATTTTTGACCCAGGTGTTCAGAGATGCTTTTTTTCATGCCGACATGCATCCCGGAAATATTCTGATTTCTGTGGAACCGGCAACTTTTGGCAGATATATCGCTCTGGATCTGGGTATCGTTGGCATGCTGGATGATTTCGACAAAGAGTATCTTTCGAAGAATTTCGTGGCGTTTTTCCGTCGTGATTACAGGATGGTGGCACAAGCCAATATCGAATCCGGCTGGGCACCGCCGGATACCAGTGTGGTGGAACTGGAAGCGGCTGTCAGGACATGTTGCGAGCCGATGTTCGACCGACCGCTCAGGGATTTTTCATTCGGGCTGGTTTTGATGCGCCTGTTCCAGACATCAAGACGGTTCAATATCGAAATCCAGCCGCAACTTGTCCTGTTGCAGAAAACCATGCTGAATATCGAAGGGCTTGGGCGTCAGCTCGATCCGGATCTTGATTTATGGAAGACCGCCAAGCCATTTCTTGAAGACTGGATGGACAGACAGGTCGGCATAAGAGGCTTGGTGGACCGGTTCAGAATGGAAGCCGTCAATTACAGCCGTATTCTTCCCCAATTGCCATGTCTGGTTGAGGAAGCGCTGAAAAATATTGCCAGGCCGGACAGAAAGACGGAATTACTCGACAGGATGATCCTTGAACAGGCTTCAATCAATCGTCGTCTGACCCGGTTTCTGTATTTCGCCAGCGGTGTTCTGATGGGGGTTTTGCTGGTGAGGATTTTGATGAACTGGCATTATTTTTTCTGA
- a CDS encoding Tim44 domain-containing protein — MKKILLAFVLVVGLASMVMTDVQARRLGGGSFGRQSSNIGRIAPMQRNMAQPGQQAQRAANPSQAANAARPASRWGGILGGALLGLGLGALLSHFGIGGDMAGMISTILMLVIIVYVVRFLLRRFSGRQREQNTNAYASSYQETGYNHPATPEIGSGLSRQFPGSTGMENGSQNNDTWGIPADFDVPAFLRAAKSYFIRMQAAWDKADINDIHEFTTPEMFAEIRLQLQERGAAPNVTDVVSLDAELLGIETLGDEYMASVKFSGKIREKEGAEPESFQEVWNLTRPVSRKNGWVLAGIQQLS, encoded by the coding sequence ATGAAAAAAATTCTGCTTGCATTCGTTTTGGTGGTCGGTCTGGCATCAATGGTCATGACGGACGTACAGGCGAGAAGACTGGGAGGCGGATCGTTCGGACGACAATCGTCCAATATCGGTCGTATTGCTCCCATGCAGAGAAATATGGCGCAGCCCGGCCAGCAGGCCCAGCGTGCCGCCAATCCGTCGCAGGCTGCCAATGCCGCCAGGCCGGCCAGCCGGTGGGGCGGCATTCTCGGCGGGGCGCTTCTTGGACTCGGTCTGGGTGCGTTATTGAGCCATTTCGGTATTGGTGGCGATATGGCGGGCATGATCAGCACCATTTTGATGTTGGTCATTATCGTGTATGTCGTGCGGTTTTTGTTGCGGCGCTTTTCCGGCAGACAGCGTGAACAGAATACGAATGCCTATGCCAGCAGCTATCAGGAAACCGGCTACAATCATCCGGCCACGCCTGAAATCGGTTCCGGTTTGTCGCGTCAGTTTCCGGGAAGTACAGGTATGGAAAACGGTTCACAGAACAATGATACATGGGGTATTCCGGCTGATTTTGATGTGCCGGCGTTTCTGAGGGCGGCGAAATCCTATTTCATCCGGATGCAGGCAGCGTGGGACAAAGCGGATATCAATGATATCCATGAATTCACGACACCGGAGATGTTTGCGGAAATCCGCTTGCAGTTGCAGGAACGTGGTGCTGCCCCGAATGTGACCGATGTCGTGTCGCTGGATGCCGAGCTCCTTGGAATCGAGACATTGGGCGACGAATATATGGCCAGTGTGAAGTTCAGTGGCAAGATCCGTGAAAAGGAAGGCGCTGAACCGGAATCGTTCCAGGAAGTCTGGAATCTCACCCGGCCTGTTTCCAGAAAGAATGGCTGGGTTCTGGCGGGCATTCAGCAATTGTCCTGA